The following are encoded in a window of Alphaproteobacteria bacterium genomic DNA:
- a CDS encoding DUF971 domain-containing protein, whose protein sequence is MIRVVSIRPAGGAALELGFSDGSSGIWSAKALIARDTVLTRPLAGTAYFARAFIEAGALAWPNRLELSAHSLQRRLDEAGLLRREAAC, encoded by the coding sequence ATGATCAGGGTCGTTTCGATCCGGCCGGCAGGCGGGGCGGCGCTGGAGCTTGGCTTCAGCGACGGCAGCAGCGGCATCTGGTCGGCAAAGGCGCTGATCGCGCGCGACACGGTCCTGACCCGCCCGCTTGCCGGCACTGCCTATTTCGCGCGCGCGTTCATCGAGGCTGGCGCGCTCGCCTGGCCGAATCGGTTGGAATTGTCGGCTCACAGCCTGCAGCGGCGGCTGGATGAAGCGGGCCTCCTGCGGCGGGAGGCGGCTTGCTGA
- a CDS encoding bifunctional riboflavin kinase/FAD synthetase — translation MERLDGSSAVPAPLRGGIVALGNFDGFHEGHQAVVGRAVSRARAEGRPVLVATFDPHPVRFFKPDLPPFRLTTLDQRERLFGAAGADAMLVFHFGPELASVDASDFVTDHLVSRIGAAGVVTGEDFTFGKGRGGNVEVLKLLGQANRISVDSVAPVVGEDGEPVSSSRVREALRAGDCETAARLLTRPFAIEGMVEHGDKRGRELGFPTANITLGKYQRPRFGVYAVRGRLPDGRLLDGVANLGTRPMFDGKELLEPWFFGFDEDLYDQRLEIELISFIRDEQTFDDVEGLKAQIGRDAEAAKARLAA, via the coding sequence ATGGAGCGCCTGGACGGGAGCTCGGCGGTTCCCGCCCCGCTTCGCGGTGGCATCGTCGCGCTCGGAAATTTCGATGGATTTCACGAAGGCCACCAGGCCGTGGTGGGGCGCGCCGTGTCGCGCGCCCGGGCCGAGGGGCGTCCGGTGCTCGTCGCCACGTTCGACCCGCACCCGGTGCGCTTCTTCAAGCCCGATTTGCCGCCCTTTCGACTGACCACGCTCGACCAGCGCGAGCGCCTGTTCGGCGCGGCGGGGGCGGACGCGATGCTGGTCTTCCACTTCGGTCCCGAGCTTGCCTCGGTCGACGCCTCCGATTTCGTCACCGACCATCTGGTCAGCCGGATCGGCGCGGCCGGGGTGGTGACCGGCGAGGATTTCACCTTCGGCAAGGGCCGCGGCGGCAATGTCGAGGTGCTGAAGCTGCTTGGCCAGGCCAACCGGATCTCCGTCGATTCGGTCGCGCCCGTGGTCGGCGAAGACGGCGAGCCGGTCTCATCGAGCCGGGTCCGCGAGGCGCTTCGGGCGGGCGATTGCGAAACCGCGGCGCGCCTGCTCACCCGCCCGTTCGCGATCGAGGGCATGGTCGAGCATGGCGACAAGCGCGGCCGCGAGCTCGGCTTTCCCACCGCCAACATTACCCTGGGCAAATATCAGCGCCCACGCTTCGGCGTCTATGCGGTGCGCGGGCGGCTGCCCGACGGCCGCCTGCTGGACGGCGTGGCCAATCTCGGTACGCGACCGATGTTCGACGGGAAGGAATTGCTCGAGCCCTGGTTCTTCGGCTTCGACGAGGACCTTTACGATCAGCGCCTCGAAATCGAATTGATCTCCTTCATCCGCGACGAGCAGACGTTCGACGATGTCGAAGGCCTCAAGGCCCAGATCGGGCGCGACGCCGAGGCGGCCAAAGCGAGGCTCGCCGCTTGA
- a CDS encoding dihydrofolate reductase, with protein MVVARADNGVIGRDGGLPWRLSEDLKHFKRVTMGSAMIMGRRTFESLPGLLPGRRHIVLTRDRAWRAEGAEIAHSTEEALALAGDERVSIIGGAEIFALFEPLAEAIELTEVRGAPDGDTFMPPFDTARWREAAREDHDGYSFVHLLKK; from the coding sequence ATGGTCGTTGCCCGGGCCGATAATGGCGTGATCGGCAGGGACGGCGGCCTTCCCTGGCGCCTCTCCGAAGATCTCAAGCACTTCAAACGGGTGACGATGGGCTCGGCGATGATCATGGGCCGGCGCACGTTCGAGAGCCTTCCCGGCCTCCTCCCCGGCCGCCGCCACATCGTGCTGACCCGCGATCGGGCCTGGCGCGCCGAGGGGGCCGAGATCGCACATTCGACGGAGGAGGCGCTGGCGCTGGCCGGGGACGAGCGCGTCTCGATCATCGGCGGCGCGGAGATCTTCGCCCTGTTCGAGCCGTTGGCCGAGGCCATCGAACTGACCGAGGTCCGCGGCGCGCCCGACGGCGACACGTTCATGCCCCCGTTCGACACCGCACGTTGGCGGGAAGCGGCGCGCGAGGATCACGACGGCTACAGCTTCGTCCATCTCCTGAAGAAATAG
- a CDS encoding thymidylate synthase → MQPYLELLRRILDEGVRQEDRTGVGTYSVFGHQMRFDLSRGFPLLTTKKLHLRSILIELLWFLRGDTNVRWLQEQRVSIWDEWADEAGDLGPVYGKQWRHWEAADGREIDQIAGLIDLIKRDPASRRQIVTAWNPAELHLMALAPCHCLFQTQVAGGRLNLQLYQRSADVFLGAPFNIASYALLTHMLAQQCGLEPGTFVWTGGDCHLYSNHLEQAREQLTREPRPLPKLTMLRRPEAIDQYRFEDFEISGYDPHPHIKAEVAV, encoded by the coding sequence ATGCAGCCCTATCTCGAACTCCTCCGGCGAATCCTGGACGAAGGCGTCCGGCAAGAAGACCGTACCGGCGTCGGCACTTATTCGGTATTCGGCCACCAGATGCGCTTCGACCTCTCTCGAGGCTTCCCACTGCTGACGACCAAGAAGCTCCATTTGCGGTCGATCCTGATCGAATTGCTCTGGTTCCTTCGCGGCGACACCAATGTCCGCTGGCTTCAGGAGCAGCGGGTCAGCATCTGGGACGAATGGGCGGACGAGGCGGGCGATCTCGGCCCGGTCTACGGCAAGCAATGGCGCCATTGGGAAGCGGCGGACGGCCGCGAGATCGACCAGATCGCGGGCCTCATCGACCTGATCAAGCGCGATCCCGCCTCGCGGCGCCAGATCGTCACCGCCTGGAACCCGGCCGAGCTCCACCTGATGGCGCTCGCCCCCTGTCACTGCCTGTTCCAGACCCAGGTCGCGGGCGGGCGGCTCAACCTCCAGCTCTACCAGCGCAGCGCCGACGTCTTCCTCGGCGCGCCGTTCAACATCGCCAGCTACGCCTTGCTCACCCACATGCTCGCCCAGCAATGCGGGCTCGAGCCGGGGACGTTCGTATGGACCGGCGGCGACTGCCACCTCTACTCCAACCATCTCGAGCAGGCGCGCGAGCAGCTGACTCGCGAACCCCGCCCGCTGCCGAAGCTGACGATGCTTCGGAGGCCCGAGGCGATCGACCAATACCGCTTCGAGGATTTCGAGATATCGGGCTACGATCCGCACCCGCACATCAAGGCCGAGGTCGCGGTTTGA
- a CDS encoding N-acetylmuramoyl-L-alanine amidase — translation MVRPRHKASMEWLVTLLLALFGTGLFPGSAPAGGPGGVTIPLDPLAADERGPLPRVTPARGDNPPLVVIDAGHGGHDPGAASPFVGRPEKDITLALALAMRDALAATGRVRVALTREDDSYRGLDERYQIARRLDADLFISVHADAAPLNDAARGATVYTLSEVASDRQAALLASQQNASERIAGTPLSADPGVNMILIDLAQREAMNVSADFAQLLYREAAPVFPFRPVWHRFAAFVVLKAPDMPSILFESGYLTNETDARYIDSAEGRRQIAEGMRRAIEAHFARRAIERRGG, via the coding sequence ATGGTACGCCCGCGGCACAAAGCCTCGATGGAATGGCTCGTCACACTGCTTCTCGCGCTGTTCGGGACGGGCCTGTTTCCCGGCTCCGCGCCGGCCGGGGGCCCCGGGGGGGTGACGATCCCGCTCGATCCGCTCGCCGCCGACGAGCGCGGGCCGCTGCCCCGGGTCACCCCTGCGCGCGGCGACAATCCGCCGCTGGTGGTGATCGACGCCGGCCATGGCGGCCACGATCCCGGCGCCGCCTCGCCGTTCGTAGGACGGCCGGAAAAGGACATCACCCTGGCGCTCGCGCTGGCCATGCGCGACGCGCTCGCCGCGACCGGCCGAGTCCGCGTCGCTCTTACCCGCGAGGATGACAGCTATCGCGGGCTCGACGAGCGCTACCAGATCGCCCGGCGGCTCGACGCCGACCTGTTCATCTCGGTCCATGCCGACGCCGCCCCGCTGAACGACGCGGCGCGCGGGGCCACCGTCTACACCCTCTCCGAGGTCGCTTCGGACCGCCAGGCCGCTTTGCTCGCCAGCCAGCAGAACGCCTCCGAGCGTATCGCCGGGACTCCGCTCTCGGCCGACCCCGGGGTCAACATGATCCTGATCGACCTCGCCCAGCGCGAGGCGATGAACGTCTCGGCCGATTTCGCCCAGTTGCTCTACCGCGAGGCCGCCCCGGTCTTCCCCTTCCGCCCCGTGTGGCACCGCTTCGCCGCCTTCGTCGTTCTGAAGGCGCCCGACATGCCCTCGATCCTGTTCGAAAGCGGCTACCTCACCAACGAGACCGACGCCCGCTACATCGACTCCGCGGAAGGCCGCCGCCAGATCGCCGAGGGCATGCGCCGGGCGATCGAGGCCCATTTCGCGCGTCGGGCGATCGAGCGGAGGGGCGGGTAA
- a CDS encoding peptide chain release factor 2 gives MRAEAQASIDQIRSALALLRRFLDWDRALKRLEELNDKVEDSTLWDDPKAAQIVMRERRRLEEAIGATRAIERELADTVELMEMAEAEGDEGLVDDAVKALAELADRSEKDKVAALLAGEADANDTYIEVNAGAGGTESQDWAEMLQRMYTRWAERHRYKVELIDYHAGEQAGIKSATLLVKGENAYGYAKTESGVHRLVRISPYDSNARRHTSFSSVWVYPVVDENIDIEVNEGDLRIDTYRASGAGGQHINTTDSAVRITHLPTGIVVQCQNQRSQHKNRAEAYNQLRARLYENELRKREVEANATAAAKTDIGWGHQIRSYVLQPYQLVKDLRTGVTSTAPGDVLDGDLDRFMAAALSQRVTGEKVEVEDVD, from the coding sequence ATGCGCGCCGAAGCGCAAGCCTCTATCGACCAGATCCGGTCGGCCCTCGCGCTCCTGCGCCGGTTCCTCGACTGGGACCGGGCGCTGAAGCGGCTTGAGGAGCTCAACGACAAGGTCGAGGATTCGACCCTATGGGACGATCCCAAGGCGGCGCAAATCGTCATGCGCGAGCGGCGCAGGCTCGAGGAAGCGATCGGCGCGACGCGAGCGATCGAGCGCGAGCTGGCCGACACGGTCGAGCTGATGGAGATGGCCGAGGCCGAGGGAGACGAAGGGCTGGTCGACGACGCGGTCAAGGCGCTCGCCGAGCTCGCCGACCGGTCGGAGAAGGACAAGGTCGCGGCGCTGCTCGCGGGCGAGGCCGACGCCAACGACACCTATATCGAGGTCAATGCAGGCGCCGGCGGCACAGAGAGCCAGGACTGGGCCGAGATGCTCCAGCGCATGTACACGCGCTGGGCCGAGCGCCACCGCTACAAGGTCGAGCTCATCGACTATCATGCCGGCGAGCAGGCCGGGATCAAGTCGGCGACCCTGCTGGTCAAGGGCGAGAATGCTTATGGCTATGCCAAGACCGAGAGCGGCGTTCACCGGCTGGTGCGGATCAGCCCCTATGACAGCAACGCGCGGCGCCACACGAGCTTTTCGAGCGTCTGGGTCTATCCGGTGGTCGACGAGAATATCGACATCGAGGTCAACGAGGGCGACCTCAGGATCGACACCTACCGCGCCTCGGGCGCCGGCGGGCAGCATATCAACACCACCGATTCGGCGGTGCGCATCACGCATTTGCCGACGGGCATCGTCGTCCAGTGCCAGAACCAGCGATCGCAGCACAAGAACCGCGCCGAGGCCTACAACCAGCTTCGCGCCCGGCTCTACGAGAACGAGCTGCGCAAGCGCGAAGTGGAGGCGAACGCCACCGCGGCGGCCAAGACCGACATCGGCTGGGGCCACCAGATCCGCTCCTACGTGCTGCAGCCCTACCAGCTGGTGAAGGATCTCAGGACGGGCGTCACCTCCACCGCGCCGGGCGACGTGCTCGACGGCGATCTCGACCGCTTCATGGCCGCCGCGCTCTCGCAGCGGGTCACCGGCGAGAAGGTCGAAGTGGAAGATGTCGATTAA
- a CDS encoding methyltransferase domain-containing protein — protein sequence MSIKPARAAQSLLPPCGGGLEGGAARRAARGGAAHPHPQPLPTRGRGFRVAALTVLVLLAACRQQPQEKESPFPEPHRPVAPISSRYLNEDSRDSLGEFATVTRLADVRPRMFVADIGAGEGYYTVRLSPLVGPKGRVLAEDIVPETIRALGTRINRERLDNVAIRLGQANDPQLPAGSFDRVFLIHMYHEIARPSEFLWNLRAALKSDGRVIVVDADRPTDRHGTPQRLLVCEFNALGYGLTRFERLPDSESYFAQFEARAPRPEPRDIPACNP from the coding sequence ATGTCGATTAAACCGGCGCGCGCAGCACAATCTCTCCTCCCCCCTTGTGGGGGAGGCTTGGAGGGGGGTGCGGCCCGGCGGGCCGCGCGCGGCGGGGCCGCGCACCCCCACCCCCAACCCCTCCCCACAAGGGGGAGGGGCTTTAGGGTTGCGGCCTTGACCGTGCTCGTCCTGCTCGCTGCCTGCCGCCAGCAGCCGCAGGAGAAGGAATCGCCCTTCCCCGAGCCGCACCGGCCGGTCGCCCCGATCTCCTCGCGCTATCTGAACGAGGATTCCCGCGACAGCCTGGGCGAGTTCGCCACCGTGACCCGGCTCGCCGACGTGAGGCCGCGCATGTTCGTCGCCGACATCGGGGCCGGCGAGGGCTATTATACGGTGCGGCTCTCGCCTCTGGTCGGGCCGAAGGGGCGCGTGCTCGCCGAGGACATCGTGCCCGAGACGATCCGGGCGCTCGGCACCCGGATCAACCGCGAGCGGCTCGACAATGTCGCGATCCGCCTGGGCCAGGCGAACGACCCGCAGCTCCCCGCCGGCTCGTTCGACCGCGTCTTTCTGATTCACATGTACCATGAGATCGCGCGGCCATCCGAGTTCCTGTGGAACCTGCGCGCCGCGCTCAAGAGCGACGGGCGGGTGATCGTGGTCGACGCGGACCGGCCGACCGACCGCCACGGCACGCCTCAGCGCCTTCTGGTCTGCGAGTTCAACGCGCTCGGCTACGGCCTGACCCGCTTCGAGCGCCTGCCCGACAGCGAATCCTATTTCGCCCAGTTCGAGGCCCGCGCCCCCCGCCCCGAGCCGCGCGACATCCCCGCCTGCAATCCGTAG
- a CDS encoding Rne/Rng family ribonuclease, whose product MLIDARHQEETRVAVIKGNRIEEFDFESAEHKQLKGNIYLAKVTRVEPSLQAAFVDYGGNRHGFLAFSEIHPDYYQIPKEDREALLREEAEHAAEEERLRSAEYESGGDDGDSVVEVDDEPMSAQSIDGIDVAEEIEGDEDEEGAQPPEEAEGGSDESAAETLRRKRQNLRRRYKIQDVIRRRQVLLVQVVKEERGNKGAALTTYLSLAGRYCVLMPNTSHGGGISRKISNGADRKRLKQIMADLNLPMSMGLIVRTAGLSRTKVEIKRDFDYLARLWDEIREKTLHSSAPALIYQDSDLIKRAIRDIYNKDIDEVIVEGERGYKDARAFMKLLMPSHVKRVTHYADPVPLFQRYGAEDELSAMYQPVVQLKSGGYIVINPTEALVSIDINSGRSTREHNIEQTAYATNIEAAHEIARQLRLRDMAGLVVIDFIDMESGGHIRKVEKAMKDALKNDRARIQVGRISSFGLMEMSRQRLRTGVLEASTRPCPHCDGSGLMRTASSAGLSALRMLEEEAARGRGSRIVLRAGREAAVYLLNRKRAEIGEVESRYGVMIEVLIDESLEGARMAVESHGPPPAQRPRPLPVVEQDADEESLDEENEIEEEEEEEEEAVEARPRRERAERPEREESSEEGARRRRRRRGRRGGRRRDRPEGEEGAAPLESSAEGAAPVAEELVAPEAPAEEGEEPRKARRRPRARKQVESTAEPQPAVEAAAEPQPEPVAESAPESEAKPKRAGRRKKADAAPEASPEAPAEAAPAAGEAPAPEPANDQEPAPKPRSRRKAAAKPDEAAPPAQSEEEDGEPRRGWWQRTFGASAE is encoded by the coding sequence ATGCTGATCGACGCGCGCCACCAGGAAGAGACCCGGGTGGCCGTGATCAAGGGAAATCGGATCGAGGAATTTGATTTCGAATCCGCCGAGCACAAGCAGCTCAAGGGAAATATCTATCTAGCCAAGGTTACGCGGGTCGAACCGTCGCTTCAGGCGGCGTTCGTCGATTACGGCGGCAACCGCCACGGCTTCCTCGCTTTTTCCGAAATCCACCCCGATTATTACCAGATCCCCAAGGAGGATCGCGAGGCGCTGCTGCGCGAGGAGGCGGAGCACGCCGCCGAGGAAGAGCGGCTGCGCTCGGCCGAATATGAATCGGGCGGCGACGACGGCGACAGCGTCGTCGAGGTCGACGACGAGCCGATGTCGGCGCAGTCGATCGACGGCATCGACGTCGCCGAGGAGATCGAAGGCGACGAGGACGAGGAAGGCGCTCAGCCGCCGGAGGAAGCCGAAGGCGGCTCCGACGAGAGCGCCGCCGAGACTCTGCGCCGCAAGCGCCAGAATCTGCGCCGCCGCTATAAGATCCAGGACGTGATCCGCCGCCGTCAGGTGCTGCTGGTCCAGGTCGTCAAGGAAGAGCGCGGCAACAAGGGCGCTGCGCTCACCACCTACCTCAGCCTCGCCGGCCGCTATTGCGTGCTGATGCCCAACACCAGCCATGGCGGCGGAATCAGCCGCAAGATCTCGAACGGCGCCGACCGCAAGCGCCTGAAGCAGATCATGGCCGATCTGAACCTGCCGATGAGCATGGGCCTGATCGTCCGCACCGCCGGCCTTTCGCGCACCAAGGTCGAGATCAAGCGCGACTTCGATTATCTCGCCCGCCTGTGGGACGAGATCCGCGAGAAGACGCTTCATTCCTCGGCGCCGGCACTGATCTACCAGGACAGCGACCTCATCAAGCGCGCCATCCGCGACATCTACAACAAGGACATCGACGAGGTGATCGTCGAGGGCGAGCGTGGCTACAAGGACGCCAGGGCGTTCATGAAGCTGCTGATGCCGAGCCACGTCAAGCGGGTGACCCACTATGCCGACCCGGTGCCTTTGTTCCAGCGCTACGGGGCGGAGGACGAGCTCAGCGCGATGTACCAGCCGGTCGTCCAGCTGAAGTCCGGCGGCTATATCGTGATCAACCCGACCGAGGCTCTGGTTTCGATCGACATCAATTCCGGGCGCTCGACCCGCGAGCACAATATCGAGCAGACCGCCTACGCGACGAACATCGAGGCGGCGCACGAGATCGCCCGCCAGCTTCGCCTTCGCGACATGGCCGGCCTCGTCGTGATCGACTTCATCGACATGGAATCGGGCGGCCATATCCGCAAGGTCGAAAAAGCGATGAAGGACGCGCTCAAGAACGACCGCGCCCGCATCCAGGTCGGGCGGATCAGCTCGTTCGGGCTGATGGAGATGAGCCGCCAGCGCCTGCGCACCGGAGTGCTCGAAGCCTCGACCCGGCCCTGCCCGCATTGCGACGGAAGCGGGCTGATGCGCACGGCCTCGTCCGCTGGCCTCTCGGCGCTGCGCATGCTCGAGGAGGAGGCTGCTCGCGGCCGCGGCTCGCGAATCGTCCTTCGCGCCGGACGCGAGGCGGCGGTCTATCTGCTCAACCGCAAGCGCGCCGAAATCGGCGAGGTCGAATCGCGCTACGGCGTGATGATCGAGGTGCTGATCGACGAGAGCCTCGAAGGCGCTCGGATGGCGGTCGAATCGCACGGCCCGCCGCCCGCCCAGCGGCCGCGGCCGCTGCCGGTCGTGGAGCAGGACGCCGACGAGGAGAGTCTCGACGAAGAAAACGAGATCGAGGAGGAAGAAGAAGAGGAAGAAGAAGCGGTCGAAGCCCGCCCGCGCCGCGAGCGCGCCGAGCGTCCCGAGCGCGAGGAAAGCAGCGAGGAAGGCGCTCGCCGCCGCCGTCGTCGCCGCGGGCGCCGTGGCGGCCGCCGCCGGGATCGTCCCGAGGGCGAGGAGGGCGCCGCGCCGCTGGAGTCGAGCGCCGAGGGCGCCGCGCCTGTGGCGGAGGAACTGGTCGCCCCCGAAGCGCCGGCCGAAGAGGGCGAGGAACCGCGCAAGGCCCGCCGCCGCCCGCGCGCCCGCAAGCAGGTAGAGAGCACCGCCGAGCCGCAGCCTGCGGTGGAGGCGGCCGCTGAGCCCCAGCCGGAGCCGGTTGCCGAATCGGCTCCGGAGTCCGAGGCCAAGCCGAAGCGCGCGGGACGCCGCAAGAAGGCGGATGCAGCGCCCGAGGCGTCGCCCGAGGCCCCCGCCGAAGCCGCGCCCGCGGCCGGGGAGGCGCCGGCCCCCGAGCCCGCCAACGACCAGGAGCCCGCGCCCAAGCCGCGCAGCCGCCGGAAGGCAGCCGCCAAGCCGGACGAAGCCGCGCCTCCCGCTCAATCCGAGGAGGAAGATGGCGAGCCGCGGCGGGGCTGGTGGCAGCGGACGTTCGGCGCCTCGGCGGAATGA
- a CDS encoding type II toxin-antitoxin system RelE/ParE family toxin, translating to MTVLQTPTYARWFAGLRDERAKARILARIRRVSVGNFGDAKSVGEGVSELRIDYGPGYRVYFTQRGATLLLLLTGGDKSRQWADIAKAREIAAQWEGE from the coding sequence CTGACGGTTCTGCAAACACCGACCTACGCCCGCTGGTTTGCCGGCCTTCGCGACGAGCGTGCCAAGGCGCGCATTCTCGCTCGTATTCGCCGGGTCTCGGTTGGAAATTTCGGCGATGCGAAGTCGGTCGGCGAAGGTGTCAGCGAGCTGCGGATCGACTATGGGCCGGGCTATCGCGTCTACTTCACCCAGCGTGGTGCGACACTCCTATTGTTGCTGACCGGAGGTGACAAATCGCGTCAGTGGGCCGATATTGCGAAGGCGCGCGAGATCGCCGCGCAGTGGGAAGGTGAATGA
- a CDS encoding PBP1A family penicillin-binding protein: MSADQPAQRITLRRTDSRIAGARAFVGRAWKRRWVRWLAILAAIPVVLYFILWLLFARGLPSAESLLSYEPILPTYVRDVNGAPVQSFARERRVQLAYEEFPVPLINAFLAAEDRTFFSHSGIDYPGMVGAVWDYVSKAGSGERARGGSTITQQVAKIFFVGDEYSVTRKIREAFLARRIESALSKEQILELYLNQIFLGRNAYGVQAAARAYFNKDVGQLSVAECAFLAILPKSPSNYDPVRHHDRALQRRNFVLNEMLRNNFITRAQYDEALATPIETARGTGQDITRNVGGYFMEEVRRNLIERYGESASPDHPNSVYAGGLWVRTSYNPDMQRSAEAALRDGLARYERGRGWRDPGLTIDISRDWRSQLAVAPLGPGAWRSAVVLSKEGGSATLGFTDGSTGQMPASLASMPRRGSGGSAFDALRPGAVIAVEQEGGGAGNVWALRSIPEISGGMVVEEVGSGRVLAMQGGWDVRGANFNRATQALRQPGSTFKPIVYSAALDNGMTPASIIIDGPFCTNQGTPQQKCFRNFSGGYAGPQTMRWGLEQSRNLMTVRTANQIGMTNVVRRARQMGVGDYRPYLAIALGAGETTVSRMVNAFATFANQGRAMTPTLIDYIQDRHGRAIWRADTRPCEGCNAPDWNGRPMPRPPLRTRQVVDPMTAYQIVHMLEGVVQRGTATILRDLGRPLFGKTGTTSGPTNVWFIGGSQQIVAGVYMGFDRPRPMGGYAQGGTLAAPIFRQFARESFEGMPVIPFRAPYGVRMVAIDRRSGHRAFGIWPANDPHAAVIWEAFKPESEPRRTATREEMARAAPRRVAAATARTDHRDSDFLQSEGGIY, encoded by the coding sequence ATGAGTGCCGACCAGCCCGCCCAGCGCATCACCCTCCGCCGCACCGACAGCCGAATCGCCGGCGCCCGCGCCTTCGTGGGGCGCGCCTGGAAGCGGCGCTGGGTGCGCTGGCTGGCGATCCTCGCCGCCATCCCGGTGGTGCTCTACTTCATCCTCTGGCTGCTGTTCGCCCGCGGCCTGCCCTCGGCCGAGAGCCTGCTGAGCTACGAGCCGATCCTGCCGACCTACGTCCGCGACGTGAACGGCGCTCCGGTGCAGAGCTTCGCCCGCGAACGGCGAGTCCAGCTCGCCTACGAGGAATTCCCGGTCCCGCTGATCAACGCCTTCCTCGCGGCGGAGGACCGGACCTTCTTCTCGCACAGCGGAATCGACTATCCGGGCATGGTCGGCGCGGTCTGGGACTATGTCTCCAAGGCAGGGTCGGGCGAACGCGCGCGCGGCGGATCGACCATCACCCAGCAGGTCGCCAAGATCTTCTTCGTCGGCGACGAATATTCGGTGACCCGAAAGATCCGCGAAGCTTTCCTCGCCCGGCGAATCGAATCGGCGCTGTCGAAGGAGCAGATCCTCGAGCTCTACCTCAACCAGATCTTCCTCGGCCGGAACGCCTATGGCGTCCAGGCCGCCGCCAGGGCCTATTTCAACAAGGACGTCGGCCAGCTTTCGGTCGCCGAATGCGCCTTCCTCGCCATCCTTCCCAAATCGCCGTCCAACTATGATCCGGTCCGCCACCACGACCGCGCGCTGCAGCGGCGCAATTTCGTGCTGAACGAGATGCTCCGCAACAATTTCATCACCCGCGCGCAATATGACGAGGCGCTCGCCACGCCGATCGAGACGGCGCGCGGCACCGGGCAGGACATCACCCGCAATGTCGGCGGCTATTTCATGGAGGAAGTCCGCCGCAATTTGATCGAGCGCTACGGCGAGAGCGCGTCGCCCGATCACCCCAACAGCGTCTATGCCGGCGGCCTTTGGGTGCGGACCTCCTACAATCCCGACATGCAGCGCTCCGCCGAGGCGGCGCTTCGCGACGGCCTCGCCCGCTACGAGCGCGGCCGCGGCTGGCGCGATCCGGGCCTGACCATCGACATTTCGAGGGACTGGCGAAGCCAGCTCGCCGTCGCCCCGCTCGGCCCCGGCGCCTGGCGCTCGGCCGTCGTCCTGTCAAAGGAAGGTGGCAGCGCGACGCTCGGCTTCACCGACGGCTCGACCGGGCAAATGCCGGCAAGCCTCGCCTCGATGCCCCGGCGCGGCTCGGGAGGCTCCGCTTTCGACGCCCTGCGCCCCGGCGCGGTGATCGCCGTCGAGCAGGAAGGCGGCGGCGCCGGCAATGTTTGGGCGCTTCGCTCCATCCCCGAAATCTCGGGCGGGATGGTGGTCGAGGAGGTCGGCTCGGGCCGGGTCCTCGCGATGCAGGGCGGCTGGGACGTTCGCGGCGCGAACTTCAACCGCGCCACCCAGGCGCTGCGCCAGCCCGGATCGACGTTCAAGCCGATCGTCTATTCGGCGGCGCTCGACAACGGAATGACACCCGCCTCGATCATCATCGACGGCCCGTTCTGCACCAACCAGGGCACGCCGCAGCAGAAATGCTTCCGCAACTTCTCCGGCGGCTATGCCGGCCCGCAGACGATGCGCTGGGGCCTCGAACAGTCGCGCAACCTGATGACGGTGCGCACCGCCAACCAGATCGGAATGACCAACGTCGTTCGCCGCGCGCGCCAGATGGGAGTCGGCGACTACCGGCCCTATCTCGCCATCGCGCTGGGCGCCGGGGAGACGACCGTGTCGCGGATGGTCAACGCCTTCGCTACCTTCGCCAATCAGGGCCGGGCGATGACCCCGACGCTGATCGACTATATCCAGGACCGCCATGGGCGCGCGATCTGGCGGGCCGACACCCGTCCGTGCGAGGGCTGCAACGCGCCGGACTGGAACGGGCGGCCGATGCCTCGCCCGCCGCTTCGCACCCGCCAGGTTGTCGATCCGATGACCGCCTACCAGATCGTCCACATGCTCGAAGGCGTCGTCCAGCGCGGCACCGCCACCATATTGCGCGATCTCGGCCGGCCCCTGTTCGGCAAGACGGGGACGACCTCCGGCCCGACCAACGTCTGGTTCATCGGGGGATCGCAACAGATCGTCGCCGGGGTCTATATGGGCTTCGATCGGCCGCGGCCGATGGGCGGCTATGCCCAGGGCGGAACGCTCGCAGCGCCGATCTTCCGCCAGTTCGCGCGCGAATCGTTCGAAGGCATGCCGGTGATCCCGTTCCGTGCGCCCTACGGCGTCAGGATGGTGGCGATCGACCGGCGCTCCGGGCACCGCGCCTTCGGAATCTGGCCGGCGAACGATCCGCACGCCGCGGTGATCTGGGAAGCGTTCAAGCCCGAAAGCGAGCCGCGCCGCACCGCAACCCGCGAGGAGATGGCCCGCGCGGCTCCCCGCCGGGTCGCCGCCGCGACCGCCCGCACCGATCATCGCGACAGCGACTTCTTGCAAAGCGAGGGCGGCATCTATTAG